One Luteolibacter flavescens genomic region harbors:
- a CDS encoding c-type cytochrome domain-containing protein: protein MTDSETPRRSSTGPIFLTLCGLLVIAALASVPFVAGAPTEEGLPDITKFLGRFHPVFLHLPIGMLLLVLVLEIGHFIPRNRAGYSTRMAMFFAAASSVVATILGLLLYYGTGNYRDELAERHLYGGIIFACGMVAAFIVKVWVDFHAGKGTWIYWTLLIGSTGVMGIASHDGGSLTHGEDYLTAFAPNPIRKAMGLPEKVEKKEKPKPTPAATDLAATGTGEAPAGTPAAPAPVSTDPVVYTNLIVPIFEQKCYSCHSAEQKVRGKYRMEEYDLLLKGGSEGEGIVPGNSADSNVVVRIELPSDDEEHMPPPEKKDIHLVDHEVLLIKWWIDSGASPEAKLSDLKPTDEIKAAITKLVPAEDLAEKKATAAAEEKQEAEKRDSVAADVERLRKEFPAALNFESQASSGLVFTAVSMRKEFGDDDLAKLQPVIPAMVSIDLSSSTVTDTGTKLLAEAAELKTLRLSETAITDAALDELAKLPKLESLNLYGTQVTNDGILKLAELKNLKKLYLWQTKVDAAGVQALKEKLPGCEVIMGL, encoded by the coding sequence ATGACCGATTCCGAGACTCCGAGACGTTCCTCCACTGGCCCCATCTTCCTGACCCTGTGCGGGTTGTTGGTGATTGCCGCCCTCGCGTCCGTGCCGTTCGTGGCCGGCGCTCCTACCGAAGAAGGTCTCCCGGACATCACGAAATTCCTCGGACGCTTCCATCCCGTCTTCCTGCACCTGCCGATCGGCATGCTGCTGCTCGTGCTCGTGCTGGAAATCGGCCACTTCATCCCGCGGAATCGCGCCGGGTATTCCACCCGCATGGCGATGTTCTTCGCCGCCGCGTCCTCGGTAGTGGCTACCATTCTCGGGCTCCTGCTTTACTACGGCACGGGGAACTACCGCGACGAACTCGCCGAGCGTCACCTCTATGGCGGTATCATCTTCGCCTGCGGCATGGTCGCGGCATTCATCGTGAAGGTGTGGGTCGATTTCCACGCGGGGAAGGGGACCTGGATCTATTGGACCCTGCTCATCGGCAGCACCGGGGTCATGGGCATCGCCAGTCATGACGGCGGCTCGCTCACCCATGGCGAGGATTACCTGACCGCCTTTGCTCCGAATCCGATCCGCAAGGCGATGGGTCTGCCGGAAAAGGTTGAGAAAAAGGAGAAGCCCAAGCCCACCCCAGCAGCCACCGATCTGGCAGCCACCGGCACCGGCGAAGCTCCCGCTGGCACTCCTGCGGCCCCAGCCCCGGTATCTACGGACCCGGTGGTTTACACGAATCTCATCGTCCCCATCTTCGAGCAGAAGTGCTATAGCTGCCACAGCGCCGAGCAAAAGGTGCGCGGCAAGTATCGCATGGAGGAGTATGACCTGCTGCTCAAGGGCGGGTCGGAAGGCGAAGGCATCGTCCCCGGTAACTCTGCCGACAGCAATGTCGTCGTTCGCATCGAATTGCCGTCGGACGATGAAGAGCACATGCCGCCGCCGGAAAAGAAAGACATCCACTTGGTCGATCACGAGGTGCTCCTCATCAAGTGGTGGATCGACAGCGGTGCCTCGCCGGAAGCGAAGCTCTCCGACCTGAAGCCCACCGACGAGATCAAGGCTGCGATCACCAAGCTCGTGCCTGCCGAGGATCTGGCCGAGAAGAAGGCCACCGCCGCGGCCGAGGAGAAGCAGGAAGCCGAGAAGCGCGATTCGGTGGCTGCCGATGTTGAGCGTCTCCGCAAGGAGTTCCCCGCCGCGCTCAATTTCGAGTCACAGGCGTCCAGCGGGCTGGTCTTCACCGCCGTCAGCATGCGGAAGGAATTCGGCGACGATGACCTCGCAAAACTCCAGCCTGTCATCCCGGCGATGGTCTCGATCGATCTCTCGTCCAGCACCGTGACGGACACCGGCACCAAGCTGCTCGCAGAAGCCGCCGAGCTGAAGACGCTGCGCCTGTCCGAGACCGCCATCACCGACGCTGCTCTCGACGAATTGGCGAAGCTCCCGAAGCTCGAGTCGCTCAATCTCTACGGCACCCAGGTGACGAACGATGGTATCCTCAAGCTCGCCGAGTTGAAGAACCTCAAGAAGCTCTACCTCTGGCAAACCAAGGTGGATGCCGCCGGAGTGCAGGCGCTGAAGGAAAAGCTGCCGGGCTGCGAGGTGATCATGGGACTCTGA
- a CDS encoding alpha/beta hydrolase family protein: MKAIRPFLLAGAVVLGAIVHAEPTGAYDPLKVKDGEPVSKTFDVKDTSRSRTLPIRVYLPGPESKKPAPVVLFSHGLGGSRDNSPYLGNHWAKRGYVAVFIQHPGSDEAVWKEAAAVERRSTLKRAASLENYLDRAKDVPAVIDALTRWNGEKGHALSGKLDLEHIGMSGHSFGAHTTQALAGQGARPRLSLAEPRIDAAVMMSPSPPAAGDPARAFANVKIPCLLMTGTHDDSPIGNTTPESRLLVFPYLKQAPAWQVVFDQATHMDFGQRPKAGALAKPTRYHRAILALTTAFWDAELKGDPAAKKWLNGSGSKSVLIKADRWESNAKAKE; this comes from the coding sequence ATGAAAGCGATCCGTCCGTTCTTGCTGGCTGGTGCCGTCGTTTTGGGCGCGATCGTCCATGCGGAGCCAACCGGAGCATATGATCCGCTGAAGGTGAAAGACGGCGAGCCGGTCTCGAAGACCTTTGACGTGAAAGACACCTCGCGCAGTCGCACCCTGCCGATTCGGGTTTATTTGCCGGGACCGGAGAGCAAGAAGCCGGCACCCGTGGTGCTCTTCTCCCACGGTCTCGGCGGCTCGCGGGACAATAGTCCCTATCTCGGGAATCACTGGGCGAAGCGCGGCTATGTGGCCGTCTTCATCCAGCATCCCGGCAGTGATGAAGCGGTGTGGAAAGAGGCCGCAGCGGTGGAGCGGCGTAGCACCTTGAAGCGTGCGGCATCGCTCGAAAACTACCTCGATCGCGCGAAGGATGTTCCGGCAGTAATCGATGCGCTCACCCGCTGGAATGGCGAGAAAGGCCATGCTCTCTCCGGCAAGCTCGATCTGGAGCACATCGGTATGTCCGGTCATTCCTTTGGCGCGCACACCACGCAGGCTCTGGCAGGGCAGGGGGCACGGCCGCGGCTTTCCCTCGCGGAGCCGAGGATCGACGCCGCCGTGATGATGAGCCCGAGCCCCCCGGCAGCGGGCGACCCGGCGCGGGCATTCGCCAATGTCAAAATCCCATGCCTGCTCATGACCGGCACGCACGACGACAGTCCGATCGGGAACACCACGCCGGAGAGCCGCTTGCTGGTCTTCCCATACCTCAAGCAAGCCCCGGCATGGCAGGTGGTGTTCGACCAGGCGACCCACATGGATTTCGGCCAGCGGCCAAAGGCTGGCGCACTGGCGAAACCGACGCGCTATCACCGGGCGATTCTTGCCCTCACCACGGCATTCTGGGATGCCGAATTGAAGGGCGATCCAGCGGCCAAGAAGTGGCTGAATGGCAGCGGCTCCAAGTCAGTGCTGATCAAGGCCGACCGATGGGAGAGCAATGCGAAGGCGAAGGAGTGA
- the ilvD gene encoding dihydroxy-acid dehydratase has protein sequence MAISDTIKKGAIRAPHRSLLRATGAIQSEDDWGKPFIAVANSFVQIIPGHAHLDVVGRKVREAIRAAGGVPFEFNCIGVDDGIAMGHGGMRYSLASREIIADSIETMLRAHCFDGVVCIPNCDKIVPGMMMGAARVNIPAVFVSGGPMRSGKNPLTGDSLDLASVFEAVGKLSANAITETQLDAIERNACPTCGSCSGMFTANSMNCLCEALGIALPGNGSILATDPARDALFERAGRTIVRLVRDDVRPSDILTREAFLNAIALDMAMGGSSNTILHTLAVAKEAGVPLGVRDFDEMAGRVPHLCKVAPSGKHYMEDIDRAGGIFAILKILAGLPGILHGDSLTVSGLTIGETISAATVKDDEVIRSLDRAYSSRGGLAVLHGNIAPAGCVVKSAGVSPAMMKFTGPAVVFESGEEATTGILTGMVKAGDVVVIRYEGPKGGPGMPEMLAPTSAIVGRGLSESVALITDGRFSGATRGGAIGHVAPEAAAGGPIALVKAGDMIEIDIPNRSLQLLVSDAVLDERRQHWQRPEPKSRTGYLARYAALVGGAEEGAVLSV, from the coding sequence ATGGCAATCAGCGACACGATTAAGAAGGGCGCCATCCGCGCTCCGCACCGCAGTCTCCTCCGCGCCACGGGCGCAATCCAGTCCGAGGATGACTGGGGGAAGCCCTTCATCGCCGTGGCGAATTCCTTCGTTCAAATCATCCCCGGGCATGCCCACCTCGATGTGGTCGGGCGGAAGGTGCGGGAAGCCATTCGCGCCGCGGGCGGCGTGCCCTTCGAGTTCAATTGCATCGGCGTGGATGACGGCATCGCCATGGGGCACGGCGGCATGCGCTACTCGCTGGCGTCCCGCGAGATCATCGCGGACAGCATCGAGACCATGCTGCGCGCGCATTGCTTCGATGGCGTGGTCTGCATCCCGAATTGCGACAAGATCGTGCCCGGCATGATGATGGGCGCAGCGCGGGTGAATATCCCGGCAGTCTTCGTCTCGGGCGGCCCCATGCGCTCCGGGAAGAATCCTCTCACGGGAGACTCGCTCGATCTCGCATCCGTCTTCGAGGCGGTGGGGAAGCTCTCTGCGAATGCGATCACGGAGACGCAACTCGACGCCATCGAGCGCAATGCCTGCCCGACATGCGGATCGTGCTCCGGCATGTTCACGGCGAACTCGATGAATTGCCTCTGCGAAGCGCTCGGGATCGCACTCCCTGGCAATGGCTCAATCCTTGCCACCGATCCTGCACGCGATGCCCTTTTCGAGCGGGCGGGCCGCACCATCGTCCGCCTCGTCCGTGATGACGTGCGTCCTTCCGACATCCTCACTCGCGAGGCATTCCTGAATGCGATCGCCCTGGACATGGCGATGGGCGGTTCGTCGAATACCATTCTCCACACCTTGGCTGTTGCCAAGGAAGCCGGAGTACCGCTTGGCGTGAGGGACTTCGATGAGATGGCCGGGCGCGTCCCGCACCTGTGCAAGGTCGCGCCGTCGGGGAAGCACTACATGGAGGACATCGACCGAGCGGGAGGCATCTTCGCAATTCTCAAGATCCTAGCCGGGCTGCCCGGGATCCTTCACGGCGACTCTCTCACGGTCAGCGGGCTCACGATTGGCGAGACGATCTCGGCCGCGACGGTGAAGGATGACGAGGTGATCCGTTCTTTGGATCGGGCCTATTCTTCCCGTGGCGGATTGGCCGTGCTGCATGGGAATATCGCGCCCGCCGGATGCGTGGTGAAGTCGGCGGGGGTGAGCCCCGCGATGATGAAATTCACCGGGCCCGCCGTGGTCTTCGAGTCCGGCGAGGAGGCCACCACGGGAATCCTCACGGGAATGGTAAAGGCGGGCGACGTGGTGGTGATCCGCTACGAAGGCCCGAAGGGCGGCCCCGGCATGCCCGAGATGCTGGCCCCCACGTCCGCGATCGTGGGGCGCGGGCTTTCAGAGAGTGTCGCGCTGATCACCGACGGTCGCTTTTCCGGCGCGACGCGTGGCGGTGCCATCGGCCACGTCGCTCCCGAGGCAGCGGCAGGCGGCCCCATCGCCCTCGTGAAAGCCGGAGACATGATTGAGATCGATATCCCGAACCGCTCCCTGCAACTCCTCGTGAGTGACGCCGTCCTCGACGAACGCCGCCAACACTGGCAGCGGCCCGAACCAAAATCACGAACAGGATACCTGGCCCGATACGCCGCACTCGTCGGAGGCGCGGAAGAAGGCGCGGTGCTTTCGGTGTGA
- a CDS encoding LysR substrate-binding domain-containing protein, whose translation MDCSFRELECFLAVAEELSFTRAAQRLNLAQPPLSRHIRTLEEKIGADLFIRGHRGVSLTAAGDRFYEDARTIPGRLSRASEAARRTAAGEISRLRIGFVSAVMSDGVVAVLRRFRATVPGVQILLHDAPPNDQLRAIAEGRLDGGFVGIEDPRNQSGIEVIPWHKEALECFVPEDHPLASRGRIALDELAGESFVAVAHEAATSFSNLVRRLCGDAGFRPRVILESPRAQAVAVMVAAGSGIAILPSALAKVAGSGVRAIPLKGRPSITHHFARRAGRADENMKRFVGVLRGK comes from the coding sequence ATGGACTGCTCGTTTCGCGAACTGGAGTGCTTTCTGGCCGTGGCGGAGGAATTGTCATTCACCCGTGCGGCGCAGCGGCTGAATCTCGCCCAGCCTCCCCTCTCCCGCCACATCCGGACGCTTGAGGAGAAAATCGGCGCGGACCTCTTCATCCGCGGTCATCGCGGCGTCTCGCTGACGGCAGCGGGCGATCGCTTCTACGAGGACGCCCGGACGATTCCCGGCAGGCTTTCGCGCGCGAGTGAAGCGGCTAGACGCACCGCGGCCGGGGAAATCTCGCGGCTCCGCATCGGCTTCGTCAGCGCGGTGATGAGCGATGGCGTCGTGGCCGTGCTCCGCCGCTTCCGGGCCACCGTGCCGGGCGTGCAAATCCTGCTGCACGATGCGCCGCCGAACGACCAGCTACGAGCCATCGCGGAGGGCAGGCTGGACGGCGGATTCGTGGGAATCGAAGATCCCCGAAACCAGAGCGGAATCGAGGTGATCCCGTGGCACAAGGAAGCGCTCGAATGCTTCGTGCCAGAAGATCATCCGCTGGCATCCCGCGGCAGGATCGCGCTGGATGAACTGGCCGGTGAATCGTTCGTGGCCGTGGCGCACGAGGCCGCCACGTCATTCTCAAATCTCGTCCGGCGTCTTTGCGGTGATGCGGGCTTTCGACCGCGCGTCATCCTGGAGTCGCCACGGGCACAGGCCGTGGCGGTGATGGTCGCCGCGGGATCCGGCATCGCGATCCTCCCCTCGGCACTTGCGAAGGTGGCGGGCAGCGGCGTCCGGGCCATTCCGCTGAAGGGGCGGCCTTCGATCACGCATCACTTTGCAAGGAGGGCGGGGCGAGCGGATGAGAACATGAAGAGATTCGTCGGGGTATTGAGAGGCAAGTGA